DNA from Chitinophaga pendula:
GCCACCAGTCACGAAGGATGGTTGCCCGATACGGAATTTAAAGCGCTGGAAGAAAAATTTACACCGCCCATCGTACACAAATTGGGAGAAATGGCCAGGCAGATCGGCGGACATGGGGGTATGGACTTCCTCATGGACTGGCGACTCATCGACTGCCTGCGCAACGGCCTGCCAATGGACATGGATGTATACGATGCCGCCTCCTGGACCGCCGTCGGCCTGCTCAGTGAATGGTCCGTAGCCAACCGCTCCGCATCTATCGACGTACCCGACTTTACCGCAGGTGCCTGGAAACATAATAAGCCAGTAGACATCTCCCTGCAGAAAGGAGGAACTACCGGCGTAAAAGTAAACACATAACCATTTTTATAATCACCGAGTTAATAATCTTTTATCCAATGAAAGTTATCCGATCAGCAGATCATCAGCAACTGGGAACCCAGGCAGGAAAAGCCGCCGCCGAATTGATACGTAATGCCATCACAGCAAAAGGACATGCCAATATCATTCTGGCAACAGGTACCAGCCAGTTCGAAACACTCCGGCAGCTCATAGAAGAAAATATCGACTGGAGTAAAGTAAACATGTTCCACCTGGATGAGTACATAGACCTGCCGGAACAACATCCTGCAAGCTTTCGCAAATACCTCAAAGAACGTTTTCTGCAAAAAGTTACACCGCTCAATAATGCTTTTCTCGTAAATGGAGAAGCAGAACCGGCAGCAGAATGCGTACGACTGGGTAAACTCATTCAGGATCATCCTATAGATGTAGCTTTAGTAGGAGTAGGGGAGAATGGACACCTCGCGTTTAATGATCCACCGGCAGATTTTAATACCAGGCAACCTTATATCGTGGTAAATCTAGACACTGACTGCCGCAAACAACAGATGAACGAAGGATGGTTCGCTTCGATCGACGAAGTGCCGGCACAAGCAATCAGCATGTCTGTATACCAGATCATGCAGGCCAAGCATATCATCTGCTCCGTACCGGGAAAACGTAAAGCACTGGCAGTAAAGAACAGCCTCGAACAACCCGTGGATAACCGCTAT
Protein-coding regions in this window:
- a CDS encoding glucosamine-6-phosphate deaminase, giving the protein MKVIRSADHQQLGTQAGKAAAELIRNAITAKGHANIILATGTSQFETLRQLIEENIDWSKVNMFHLDEYIDLPEQHPASFRKYLKERFLQKVTPLNNAFLVNGEAEPAAECVRLGKLIQDHPIDVALVGVGENGHLAFNDPPADFNTRQPYIVVNLDTDCRKQQMNEGWFASIDEVPAQAISMSVYQIMQAKHIICSVPGKRKALAVKNSLEQPVDNRYPASILQSHENCIFYLDPESAAGLSAHN